One segment of Anopheles stephensi strain Indian chromosome 3, UCI_ANSTEP_V1.0, whole genome shotgun sequence DNA contains the following:
- the LOC118513913 gene encoding DNA-directed RNA polymerase, mitochondrial, with translation MFRMLNLRSLAQSKNKVLAHKSGIVRVDSTSSVVFCPFRKVSHLCNRERAHDLLIARGNTTVNIKRVHSTTPSAEIVSTVGGKKTKRRRSNENKFTELLAVKDGETKETKATVQKLKSKKLANFIHDQIAFEACSKSAPIASSITNTHELPHTSSRAVAGGPVLPADMSHWNFEETPVIYIGGEMKETDISPDVLSEIIESVQVLKEVHQNRALRVSGVLAAHDELDPALEEEVGLLESEAILPEEAELAFEDPIDLTSTNHGAGSSKKTKRAGKHPLLEGPEKGKKFCSKYYKTSEIENLARQRSFQMTLNAYLDICITTGMVNRAYATTLNYRHKRKRREFDVGTYNQLIHAYAGKGNFSRVKDIVRVMREDSIAPNAQMFAGILECLGRLEPTAEVLKQAKQYVQEASTAGFTMTDILNQSKFSHDQQDAVLSLFRRLEPNYVPEYRAPILTYNNHLLDPLNENVLPIGSKVPAGEECPGSEIMTSKAGFSKEELQQMAQKQVDLELSGYLTVKSIEKFPAPTEQVMQYRKELEELKKVWSKQIAMAFHRDFNTLKAVTETKSSRTINLFPYLKALSVAQFTEVLLDEVQMLLEGSDTFSFVISQLHRELGRKVESRYHVEQKRLNGVLGKTCEIYDRYASAIAEGKSSDNPRQLWQRLVHETRSTGPSMDIQSVAWPKAAVLGVGKFLYNILKCDLKINVNATNKSNRKVKLVPAFYTLFRYEAKMAKEQIKPHPVLMKLYRKSQPDTLKFDVNLVPMLCPPQPWSTPRNGGYILAESDLIRLPHQAHQQTERIDDADPQDMYPTLDALNQLASIPWVVNGQILDVIVQVFNNGGNAKLDVPEPPSSLPPVVESVPRSEMSGYEKYHLLRKRLYHRRKQGDMYSLWCDALYRLSLASYFRDKVFWLPQNIDFRGRVYPIPPHLNHLGHDLARCLLVFHQKKPLGPDGFRWLKLHCINLTGLKKRESVEERLRYADEIMDDILDSADHPLTGRMWWSNSDEPWQTLSCCMEIAKVHRCPDPEKFESGFPIHQDGSCNGLQHYAALGRDTPGAISVNLAPADVPQDVYSAVAALVEENRAKDAQNNVKVAAVLEGFIRRKVIKQTVMTTVYGVTRYGARKQIARQLEYIDEFPKEWIWPASSYLTVKTFDALSEMFTSAKEIQDWFTDCARLISAVCAQNVEWVTPLGLPVVQPYNRADRPVASSKSVQLPEHFAMDSYEKPNIMKQKNAFPPNFVHSLDSSHMMLTSLYCERAGLTFISVHDCYWTHACTVPTMNKICREQFVALHSEPILEDLSKFLVQKYSYDENEISNDGSVIDLTKRKLNRILQQCPDKGDFDLRKVLDSVYFFS, from the exons ATGTTTCGAATGCTTAATTTGCGAAGTTTAGCACAAAGCAAGAACAAAGTACTCGCTCACAAAAGTGGAATCGTGCGGGTGGACTCAACCAGCAGTGTGGTGTTCTGCCCGTTCCGAAAAGTGTCCCATTTATGTAACCGGGAGCGAGCGCACGATCTACTTATAGCACGAG GCAATACAACGGTGAACATCAAACGTGTTCACTCGACGACACCTTCCGCGGAAATTGTGTCCACCGTAGGAGGCAAGAAGACGAAGCGTCGACGTTCGAATGAAAATAAGTTTACCGAGCTTCTAGCAG TGAAAGATGGCGAAACCAAAGAAACGAAAGCAACGGTACAGAAGCTGAAGTCGAAAAAGCTGGCTAACTTCATACACGATCAGATCGCGTTTGAGGCCTGCTCGAAAAGCGCACCCATCGCGTCTTccatcacaaacacacacgaactACCTCACACGAGTAGTAGAGCGGTAGCCGGTGGACCGGTTCTGCCCGCAGATATGTCACACTGGAACTTTGAGGAAACGCCGGTCATTTACATCGGTGGTGAAATGAAGGAGACAGACATATCTCCCGACGTGCTTTCGGAAATCATCGAAAGCGTGCAGGTGTTGAAGGAAGTGCACCAGAACCGGGCACTGCGCGTGAGTGGCGTGCTAGCGGCACACGACGAACTAGACCCGGCGCTCGAGGAAGAGGTGGGATTGCTAGAATCGGAAGCGATACTCCCGGAGGAAGCAGAACTCGCGTTCGAAGACCCGATCGATTTAACGAGCACAAATCATGGCGCGGGCAGTTCCAAGAAGACGAAGCGTGCCGGCAAACATCCCTTGCTAGAAGGCCCAgaaaagggtaaaaaattttgcTCAAAGTATTACAAAACGTCGGAAATCGAGAATCTTGCCCGGCAGCGTAGCTTCCAGATGACGTTGAACGCCTACCTGGACATTTGCATCACCACGGGGATGGTAAATCGAGCGTACGCCACCACGCTTAACTACCGCCACAAGCGCAAACGCCGCGAGTTTGACGTGGGGACGTACAATCAGCTTATTCATGCGTACGCCGGCAAGGGAAACTTCTCACGCGTGAAGGACATTGTCAGGGTCATGCGAGAAGATTCCATTGCACCGAATGCACAAATGTTCGCCGGAATACTCGAATGCCTGGGCCGGTTGGAACCAACCGCCGAGGTGCTCAAGCAGGCGAAACAGTACGTACAGGAAGCAAGCACGGCGGGATTTACCATGACCGACATTCTCAATCAGAGTAAATTCTCGCACGATCAGCAAGACGCAGTGTTGTCGCTGTTCCGCCGACTAGAGCCAAACTATGTGCCTGAATATCGGGCACCGATCCTCACCTACAACAATCATCTGCTCGATCCACTGAACGAGAACGTACTGCCTATCGGAAGCAAAGTGCCGGCAGGGGAAGAATGTCCCGGATCGGAAATAATGACATCAAAGGCGGGCTTTAGCAAGGAAGAGCTGCAGCAGATGGCTCAGAAGCAGGTGGACCTCGAACTGAGCGGTTATCTAACGGTAAAAAGCATCGAAAAGTTCCCTGCACCAACCGAGCAAGTGATGCAGTAT CGCAAAGAGCTGGAAGAGCTGAAGAAAGTGTGGTCCAAACAGATCGCAATGGCTTTCCATCGCGATTTCAACACCCTTAAGGCGGTCACGGAAACCAAATCCTCTCGTACAATCAATCTGTTTCCGTACTTGAAGGCCCTGTCGGTGGCACAGTTTACAGAGGTCCTACTCGATGAGGTGCAGATGCTGCTGGAGGGATCCGACACGTTTAGCTTCGTCATATCGCAGCTTCACCGTGAGCTCGGTCGTAAAGTCGAATCCCGCTATCACGTGGAACAGAAGAGGCTCAATGGAGTGTTGGGGAAAACGTGTGAGATTTACGACCGATACGCGTCGGCCATAGCTGAAGGGAAATCGAGCGATAATCCGAGACAGCTGTGGCAGCGGTTGGTGCACGAAACGCGCAGCACTGGACCGAGCATGGATATACAGAGCGTAGCGTGGCCCAAGGCAGCGGTGCTCGGGGTGGGCAAATTCCTGTACAACATCCTCAAGTGTGATCTAAAGATAAACGTTAATGCAACGAACAAATCCAACCGGAAGGTGAAGCTAGTGCCGGCTTTCTACACACTCTTCCGGTACGAGGCAAAGATGGCGAAGGAACAAATCAAACCGCACCCGGTGCTGATGAAGCTGTACCGCAAATCTCAACCGGACACGCTCAAGTTTGACGTCAATCTAGTCCCGATGCTTTGTCCCCCGCAGCCCTGGAGTACGCCTCGGAACGGTGGATACATACTGGCCGAGTCGGATCTTATTCGATTGCCTCACCAGGCGCACCAGCAAACGGAGCGGATAGACGATGCGGACCCACAGGACATGTATCCCACGCTGGACGCATTGAACCAGCTGGCTAGCATTCCGTGGGTCGTGAACGGACAGATACTGGATGTGATTGTGCAGGTGTTTAACAATGGTGGCAATGCGAAGCTGGATGTCCCGGAACCACCTTCCTCGTTGCCACCCGTTGTGGAGTCGGTCCCGAGAAGTGAAATGAGTGGGTACGAGAAGTACCATCTGCTCCGGAAGCGGCTTTACCATCGACGAAAGCAGGGCGATATGTACAGTTTGTGGTGCGATGCACTTTATCGGCTCTCGCTGGCCAGCTACTTTCGGGACAAAGTGTTTTGGTTGCCGCAGAACATTGACTTCCGGGGAAGAGTTTATCCGATTCCGCCGCATCTGAATCATCTAGGGCACGATCTCGCCCGCTGCCTGTTGGTGTTTCACCAGAAGAAACCACTCGGACCGGACGGGTTCCGATGGTTGAAGCTGCACTGCATCAATTTGACCGGCCTGAAGAAGCGCGAATCGGTTGAGGAGAGACTGAGGTACGCGGACGAAATTATGGACGACATACTGGACTCGGCCGATCACCCGTTGACGGGACGGATGTGGTGGAGCAACTCGGACGAACCGTGGCAAACGCTGTCGTGCTGCATGGAGATTGCGAAGGTGCATCGGTGTCCGGATCCGGAAA aGTTTGAAAGCGGATTCCCGATCCACCAGGACGGTTCCTGCAACGGACTGCAGCACTACGCCGCCCTCGGTCGAGACACCCCAGGTGCAATAAGCGTTAACCTAGCCCCAGCGGACGTTCCGCAAGACGTGTACAGTGCGGTCGCCGCCTTGGTGGAAGAAAACCGAGCCAAAGATGCCCAAAACAACGTGAAAGTAGCCGCCGTGCTGGAGGGCTTCATCCGGCGCAAGGTGATCAAGCAAACTGTGATGACGACGGTGTACGGTGTGACGCGGTACGGTGCCCGGAAGCAGATCGCCCGCCAGCTCGAGTACATCGACGAGTTCCCGAAGGAATGGATTTGGCCCGCGTCGAGCTATCTGACGGTGAAAACGTTCGATGCGCTCAGTGAAATGTTTACCTCGGCCAAGGAAATACAGGACTGGTTTACGGACTGTGCGCGCCTGATATCGGCCGTGTGTGCCCAGAACGTGGAGTGGGTGACGCCGCTCGGATTGCCCGTGGTGCAACCGTACAACCGAGCGGATCGACCGGTCGCGTCCAGCAAGTCGGTACAGCTGCCGGAACACTTTGCGATGGATTCGTACGAAAAGCCGAACATCATGAAGCAGAAGAATGCGTTTCCGCCCAACTTTGTGCACTCGCTGGATTCGAGCCACATGATGCTTACGTCGCTCTACTGCGAGCGGGCCGGGCTGACGTTCATTTCGGTGCACGACTGCTATTGGACGCATGCCTGCACTGTGCCAACGATGAACAAG ATTTGTCGCGAACAGTTTGTGGCCCTGCATTCCGAACCGATACTGGAAGATTTGTCCAAGTTTTTGGTGCAAAAGTACAGCTACGATGAGAA CGAAATCAGCAACGACGGTTCGGTAATTGATCTCACCAAGCGCAAGCTGAACCGTATCCTGCAGCAGTGCCCCGACAAGGGTGATTTCGACCTACGCAAGGTGCTTGATTCGGTGTACTTTTTCAGCTAG
- the LOC118513941 gene encoding SET domain-containing protein SmydA-8, whose amino-acid sequence MGDGAYQVLECAELGRYGVAGRNLRAGDRLFEELPFAVGPKLDSPPLCLECCCPVDGGEGGPRCARCGWPLCEDCSGPESELVYHRGECEVFAASGVRFRPVEDSTAGCVQLDCITPLRVLLAKEADEARWAREIEPMEFHDAERRESANWKVDENNIVSFLTGPCKLGSRFSRELVQRAIGLLDVNAFEGRTCNGYSLRGLYPQLAIMAHNCVPNVVHSIHPSDGYRLEARVAVDVAEGEKLYTTYTYTLTGTVARQSILKMSKFFTCRCTRCLDPTELGTHFSTLLCNKCHGGFITSTDPLDENAEWKCAQCSFKTSGAAVQKAVMTIHNEIDELACLEYESGRLEAYEAVYKKYRSVLHPMHFINTSIRHSLIELYGRIPGYEMAELPDVLLERKVELCRSILRVLDVFEPGKSRARAMILYELHAPLIMLAQSAFARGEDTRDGQSLKQQLTEAAHVLQECGGILEWEDPMTPEGILANVAKQSLAQLWQSIATLD is encoded by the exons ATGGGTGACGGTGCCTACCAAGTGCTGGAATGTGCGGAACTCGGTCGTTATGGTGTGGCTGGGCGCAATCTCAGGGCAGGCGATCGACTGTTCGAAGAGCTCCCGTTCGCGGTCGGCCCGAAGCTGGACAGTCCTCCACTGTGTCTAGAGTGTTGCTGTCCAGTCGACGGTGGTGAAGGTGGTCCCAGGTGTGCACGGTGCGGTTGGCCACTGTGCGAGGATTGCAGTGGTCCGGAGTCGGAGCTCGTCTATCATCGGGGCGAGTGTGAGGTGTTTGCGGCGAGCGGTGTACGATTCCGGCCGGTGGAAGATTCGACGGCCGGGTGTGTGCAGCTCGATTGCATAACGCCGCTACGGGTGTTGCTGGCGAAGGAAGCGGATGAGGCCCGATGGGCCCGGGAGATCGAACCGATGGAGTTCCACGACGCAGAGCGGCGCGAAAGTGCCAACTGGAAGGTGGACGAGAACAACATTGTGTCGTTTCTGACCGGGCCTTGCAAGCTTGGGAGCCGGTTTTCGCGCGAGTTGGTGCAGCGAGCGATCGGTCTGTTGGACGTGAACGCGTTCGAGGGCCGGACCTGCAACGGGTACAGCTTGCGGGGTCTCTACCCGCAGCTAGCGATCATGGCGCACAACTGTGTGCCGAACGTGGTTCATTCGATTCATCCGAGCGACGGTTACAG GTTAGAAGCGCGTGTTGCAGTCGATGTCGCAGAAGGCGAGAAGCTTTACACGACCTACACCTACACCCTGACCGGCACAGTCGCCCGTCAATCGATTCTAAAGATGAGTAAATTCTTCACATGCCGCTGTACCCGGTGCCTCGATCCAACCGAGCTGGGAACGCACTTCAGCACACTGCTCTGCAACAAATGCCATGGAGGATTCATCACCTCTACCGATCCACTAG ATGAGAATGCCGAATGGAAATGTGCTCAGTGTAGCTTCAAAACATCCGGTGCCGCCGTCCAGAAGGCGGTCATGACCATACACAACGAAATAGACGAGCTGGCCTGTCTCGAGTACGAGTCCGGCCGGCTCGAAGCGTACGAAGCCGTGTACAAGAAGTACCGCAGTGTGCTGCACCCGATGCACTTCATCAACACCTCCATCCGGCACAGCTTGATCGAGCTGTATGGGCGCATTCCCGGGTACGAGATGGCCGAACTGCCGGATGTACTGCTCGAGCGTAAGGTTGAGCTGTGCCGCAGCATACTGCGCGTGCTGGATGTGTTCGAGCCGGGAAAATCGCGGGCCCGGGCGATGATACTGTACGAGCTGCACGCACCACTCATCATGCTCGCCCAGTCCGCCTTCGCACGGGGCGAGGACACTCGGGATGGGCAGTCACTGAAACAGCAGCTCACCGAGGCGGCCCACGTGCTGCAGGAATGCGGCGGCATTCTCGAGTGGGAAGATCCGATGACACCCGAGGGCATACTGGCGAACGTGGCCAAGCAATCACTCGCACAGCTCTGGCAGAGCATCGCCACACTCgactag